Proteins from a genomic interval of Sandaracinaceae bacterium:
- a CDS encoding peptidase domain-containing ABC transporter: MSEAPRAPADGPPLTAFRADPGAQAVRPVWIAQHDAMDCGAACLAMVAHAHGRRIGTATYRSLVHVTRDGASMWSLRQAARSTGFEATGVRLGLRRLQQMRLPAVVLMKYHFVVLFEADEEHVLIGDPAVGLVRMERAAFLADWSGTALLLRPTPALFTHPETRRAFLKYGALLAGSGRVLCEATLASTLALAFSLALPVLTQLLFDRVILRGHASELEVLVGAMVAAGLALVGASTVKTYLLGHAATRFGVVFSTQFYRTALSLPLNFFAVRRTGDVLSRFSEIDRIRTLLTRDVLSALVDALSIVFYLALLSVYRAELGGVATVGLAALVAASIALSKRVREAHRSVFVRRTGLLNRVVDILRGRTTVKSLDAELAARWRIESEYRGQIDAQLDLVLRRLLLSAVASGTTPLLTTAVFGWAAHLAATGALSVGEAIACGQIAALAFLPVRRLVALWSELQGVGVAFGRIEDVITSPRRPVLRQGAAPAAGEHGGSSGGRLEVRDLWFQYGSDASPWALRGVDLEVADGETVALVGRSGSGKSTLAHLLAFLHAPTRGEIRVEDRSVGDWDAAELRRRVGVVMQDTHLFRGTVLDNITYGQEHPDAARAEAAACAADADAFIRRLPEGYATPLGEGGEGLSGGERQRLCIARCFYREPSIVILDEATSSLDAESEAAVVEGMRRFCRGRTAIVIAHRLSTVIRADRVVVLDEGRVVEEGPHAELLARGGLYARLFAEQLES, translated from the coding sequence GTGAGCGAGGCCCCGCGCGCTCCCGCGGACGGGCCGCCGCTCACCGCCTTCCGCGCCGACCCGGGGGCCCAGGCGGTCCGCCCGGTGTGGATCGCGCAACACGACGCGATGGACTGCGGCGCCGCCTGCCTCGCGATGGTGGCGCACGCCCACGGGCGACGGATCGGGACCGCCACCTATCGTTCGCTCGTCCACGTCACCCGCGACGGCGCGTCGATGTGGTCACTGCGCCAGGCGGCGCGCTCCACCGGCTTCGAGGCTACCGGGGTGCGGCTCGGGCTGCGCCGTCTACAGCAGATGCGGCTGCCGGCCGTCGTCTTGATGAAGTACCACTTCGTCGTCCTCTTCGAGGCCGACGAAGAGCACGTGCTCATCGGCGATCCTGCGGTGGGCCTGGTGCGAATGGAGCGCGCCGCGTTTCTCGCGGACTGGTCGGGGACGGCGCTACTCCTCCGGCCGACGCCCGCGCTGTTCACGCACCCGGAGACGCGCCGCGCGTTCCTCAAGTACGGCGCGCTCCTCGCCGGCTCGGGCCGCGTGCTGTGCGAGGCCACGCTCGCCTCGACCCTCGCCCTCGCGTTCTCCCTGGCGCTCCCCGTCTTGACGCAGCTCCTCTTCGACCGCGTCATCCTGCGCGGCCACGCCTCCGAGCTGGAAGTGCTGGTGGGCGCCATGGTGGCGGCCGGGCTCGCGCTGGTGGGAGCCTCGACCGTCAAGACGTACCTGCTCGGCCACGCGGCCACGCGCTTCGGGGTCGTCTTCTCGACGCAGTTCTATCGGACGGCGCTCTCGCTCCCGCTCAACTTCTTCGCCGTCCGACGCACGGGCGACGTGCTCTCACGGTTCTCGGAGATCGATCGGATCCGGACCCTGCTCACGCGCGACGTGCTCTCTGCGCTCGTCGACGCCCTCTCGATCGTCTTCTACCTGGCCCTCCTGTCCGTCTACCGCGCCGAGCTGGGCGGTGTGGCGACCGTCGGGCTCGCGGCCTTGGTCGCCGCCTCGATCGCCCTCTCGAAGCGCGTCCGCGAGGCCCACCGGAGCGTCTTCGTGCGCCGGACCGGCCTGCTCAACCGGGTCGTCGACATCCTCCGCGGGCGGACGACCGTGAAGTCTCTCGACGCCGAGCTGGCGGCGCGTTGGCGCATCGAGTCCGAGTACCGCGGGCAGATCGACGCGCAGCTCGATCTGGTCTTGCGGCGCCTGTTGCTCTCGGCGGTGGCCAGCGGGACCACGCCCCTGCTCACGACGGCGGTGTTCGGCTGGGCGGCCCACCTCGCGGCGACGGGGGCGCTGTCCGTGGGCGAGGCGATCGCGTGCGGCCAGATCGCGGCGCTCGCCTTTCTCCCGGTGCGCCGGCTGGTCGCCCTCTGGAGCGAGCTGCAGGGCGTGGGAGTCGCCTTCGGTCGGATCGAGGACGTCATCACGAGCCCGCGTCGACCCGTGCTTCGGCAGGGCGCGGCGCCCGCCGCCGGCGAGCACGGTGGATCCTCGGGCGGTCGGCTCGAGGTCCGGGATCTCTGGTTTCAATACGGCTCCGACGCCTCCCCGTGGGCGCTCCGGGGCGTCGATCTGGAGGTGGCGGACGGCGAGACCGTGGCGCTGGTCGGCCGCAGCGGCTCCGGCAAGTCCACGCTGGCTCACCTCCTCGCCTTCCTCCACGCCCCGACGCGCGGCGAGATCCGCGTCGAGGATCGCTCGGTCGGAGATTGGGACGCGGCGGAGCTCCGGCGGCGGGTGGGCGTGGTGATGCAGGACACGCACCTCTTCCGCGGCACCGTGCTCGACAACATCACGTACGGTCAAGAGCACCCCGACGCGGCGCGGGCCGAGGCCGCGGCTTGCGCGGCCGACGCTGACGCCTTCATCCGTCGGTTGCCGGAGGGCTACGCGACGCCGCTGGGCGAGGGGGGCGAGGGGCTCTCGGGCGGTGAGCGACAGCGGCTCTGCATCGCGCGGTGCTTCTACCGCGAGCCGTCCATCGTGATCCTCGACGAGGCGACGAGCAGCCTGGATGCCGAGAGCGAGGCGGCAGTGGTCGAAGGCATGCGGCGCTTCTGTCGGGGGCGCACCGCGATCGTGATCGCGCACCGCCTCTCCACCGTGATACGCGCCGACCGCGTCGTGGTGCTGGACGAGGGTCGCGTCGTCGAGGAGGGGCCGCACGCCGAGCTCCTCGCGCGGGGAGGTCTCTACGCCCGGCTGTTCGCGGAGCAGCTGGAGAGCTGA
- a CDS encoding methyltransferase domain-containing protein, translating into MPTDADRSSEPPGDETPGWDASTVARFYDEELETWKAILGPTLHYHFGVVDPEAAPDDAEAHFDHAVRRVADWIPQGARVLDVGCGWGGAARVLRRERDARLHGVTVSPAQAEHYRRSLPEAGCTLADVAELELDERFDVAMMLESFCHVDRPERALRILRRLAPRLVLLDHVSPGDSYVDTRWRMRFPSHEAFRALVRDAGYAIVHDERTQVPWVPAARHWLGNVERRFPDGAPEGQLARLAGLCRGILAHGGSPTHIHLLVAEVEA; encoded by the coding sequence TTGCCCACGGACGCCGACCGATCCAGCGAGCCCCCTGGCGACGAGACGCCTGGCTGGGACGCGTCGACGGTGGCGCGCTTCTACGACGAGGAGCTCGAGACCTGGAAGGCGATCCTCGGCCCGACGCTCCACTACCACTTCGGCGTGGTCGATCCGGAGGCGGCGCCGGACGACGCCGAGGCGCACTTCGACCACGCGGTGCGGCGGGTGGCGGACTGGATCCCCCAGGGAGCGCGAGTGCTCGACGTGGGCTGCGGCTGGGGCGGCGCGGCGCGCGTCCTCCGGCGGGAGCGAGACGCCCGGCTCCACGGCGTCACGGTGTCGCCCGCCCAGGCGGAGCACTACCGCCGCTCGCTCCCCGAGGCGGGCTGCACGCTGGCGGACGTGGCCGAGCTGGAGCTCGACGAGCGCTTCGACGTCGCGATGATGCTCGAGTCCTTCTGCCACGTGGACCGACCCGAGCGCGCGCTTCGGATCCTGCGGCGGCTGGCCCCGCGGCTCGTGCTGCTCGACCACGTCTCGCCTGGAGACAGCTACGTGGACACGCGCTGGCGGATGCGATTCCCCTCGCACGAGGCGTTCCGCGCGCTCGTCCGCGACGCCGGCTATGCGATCGTCCACGACGAGCGCACGCAGGTCCCCTGGGTCCCCGCGGCGCGCCACTGGCTCGGCAACGTCGAGCGGCGGTTCCCGGACGGCGCGCCGGAGGGGCAGCTCGCGCGGCTCGCCGGGCTCTGCCGCGGCATCCTCGCGCACGGCGGCTCGCCGACCCACATCCACCTACTCGTGGCCGAGGTGGAGGCGTGA